Proteins encoded in a region of the Balneolales bacterium ANBcel1 genome:
- a CDS encoding NAD(P)/FAD-dependent oxidoreductase — translation MNSYDVIVIGSGHNGLTTACYLAKSGHKVCVLERRETPGGAVCTEPMFETPEAPEGYRVDVGSSAHFMIHQTPVIRDLDLESYGLEYIEMDPFMSYPVPGGGVIHFHRSVEKTMESIAAVSPPDAAAYRDFIDFWKRINKRVLTTFLTPPAPGGLFREILAGQLRDGSMFGKGDQVDGIRKILSSYGQVVDEYFENESVKTALLWFAAQSGPPPDQTATADFVGWQAMLHESGGKRPKGGSGMLTQAMIRMLEAHGGEVRLNAPVDRILIRPDGISGRAVGVRLQSGEEIAARRVVSNAHVQTTMLSMVGPEHLSPALFKRVGDINVGNGFGMIIRCAVEELPVYDACPDDPLIHNGLQLLVPSREYMDASLGDFKAGRTPEHPSVLAMTFTKIDPSLAPEGRHLLYAWAQWHPWKLSGGRQWDDIREQEAQKIYDVVTRYAPNMKDKLIDWYIQAPPDIERKHGMPRGNVMHVEMTFDQMFLFRPTPELSRYKTPVKNLYLSSASCHPGGGVFAAAGYNAAHVILKDIRKEKRWFGWRRS, via the coding sequence TTGAACAGCTATGATGTTATCGTAATCGGGTCGGGGCACAACGGACTCACGACGGCCTGTTATCTGGCAAAATCCGGGCATAAGGTGTGCGTGCTCGAGCGGCGGGAAACACCGGGCGGCGCCGTCTGTACCGAGCCCATGTTTGAAACGCCGGAGGCCCCGGAGGGCTATCGCGTCGATGTGGGCTCATCCGCCCATTTCATGATCCACCAGACACCGGTAATCCGCGATCTCGACCTGGAATCGTATGGGCTGGAATATATTGAAATGGATCCGTTCATGTCGTACCCCGTGCCGGGAGGAGGCGTGATCCATTTTCACCGGTCGGTGGAAAAGACCATGGAGTCGATCGCCGCCGTCTCGCCACCGGACGCGGCCGCCTACCGGGATTTTATCGATTTCTGGAAACGGATCAACAAGAGGGTGCTGACCACCTTTTTGACGCCTCCGGCACCCGGCGGACTGTTTCGGGAGATTTTGGCGGGGCAGCTCCGCGACGGCTCCATGTTCGGCAAAGGGGATCAGGTGGATGGAATTCGAAAGATATTGAGCAGCTACGGACAGGTAGTGGACGAATATTTTGAAAATGAGTCGGTAAAGACGGCTCTGTTGTGGTTTGCCGCGCAATCGGGTCCGCCGCCCGATCAGACGGCCACCGCCGATTTTGTCGGATGGCAGGCGATGCTGCATGAAAGCGGGGGCAAACGCCCGAAAGGAGGGAGCGGCATGCTGACGCAAGCGATGATCCGTATGCTGGAGGCCCATGGCGGGGAGGTCCGGTTGAACGCGCCGGTCGACAGGATTCTCATCCGGCCGGACGGCATCAGCGGCAGGGCGGTGGGCGTCAGGCTACAAAGCGGGGAAGAGATCGCCGCCCGGCGAGTGGTATCCAATGCCCATGTACAGACCACCATGCTCTCCATGGTAGGGCCCGAACATCTGTCACCCGCGCTGTTCAAACGGGTGGGCGATATCAATGTCGGGAACGGGTTCGGAATGATCATCCGCTGCGCGGTGGAAGAGCTGCCCGTATATGACGCATGCCCCGACGACCCGCTGATCCACAACGGACTGCAACTTCTGGTTCCATCCCGCGAATACATGGATGCCTCACTGGGGGATTTCAAGGCGGGAAGAACGCCGGAACATCCGTCGGTGCTGGCAATGACGTTTACCAAAATTGATCCCTCACTGGCTCCGGAAGGCCGCCATCTGCTCTATGCCTGGGCCCAGTGGCACCCGTGGAAGCTCTCCGGAGGACGGCAATGGGATGATATCCGGGAACAGGAGGCCCAAAAGATATACGATGTGGTCACCCGCTATGCACCCAATATGAAAGACAAGCTGATTGACTGGTACATCCAGGCACCTCCCGATATTGAACGAAAACACGGCATGCCGCGCGGCAATGTCATGCATGTGGAGATGACCTTCGACCAGATGTTCCTGTTCCGGCCTACTCCCGAACTGAGCCGCTATAAAACCCCGGTGAAAAATCTGTATCTTTCCAGTGCATCCTGCCATCCCGGCGGGGGGGTGTTTGCCGCGGCCGGATACAACGCGGCACACGTTATATTGAAAGACATCCGCAAAGAAAAACGATGGTTTGGCTGGAGGCGGTCCTGA
- the sppA gene encoding signal peptide peptidase SppA codes for MMGFFKTFFATLLAIIVSFFFLFLIGMILVISSQKETEPYVRDGSVLEIRMGMTLSERPPDDPLSLLFQESSRAPVTLRGLESSLTKAAADDRIEGVWFQVNNLSASWNHLVALREMMLTFREESGKFIYVSTDDLGFNEQSYFLATAADSIFSPPETFFEFDGFFMQTVFFSEFLDKIGVEAEIFRAGAYKSAMEPLYRNDLSDENREQMRAIIDNVADTFLSAVSERTGMSRDELDTIMNEAQIFTSRSAYEQGLIDALVYPDELETRIEERIKEMGHREMRTIRFGRYNRVSPSGAGVEQVSTSNKIAVIYANGNIMPETSEPGMFPGSTDNITARNLSENIESALEDDDVKAIVLRINSPGGSGATSDLIWHKVKRAAEEKPVIASFGSVAASGGYYIGMSADTIVASSQTITGSIGVFGAHMNMQELLNNKLGIYFDEVTSHEQAIWGSPDKPLDEMTRRMIQSYVDDFYDVFLNRVAESRNMTPEDVHEVAQGRVWTGPDALETGLVDVIGELDTAISIAAEKAGIDEYNIEMLPRPKSLFDLFSGSAQAQIRYFMNPGLKELESLDPIIHILRNDPRTAIARIPFDHKIH; via the coding sequence ATGATGGGTTTCTTCAAAACATTCTTTGCCACTCTGCTGGCCATAATCGTCTCCTTTTTCTTTTTGTTCCTGATCGGCATGATCCTTGTAATCTCGTCTCAAAAGGAGACGGAGCCCTATGTAAGAGACGGTTCCGTTCTTGAAATCCGCATGGGTATGACGCTCAGCGAACGTCCTCCGGATGATCCGCTCAGCCTGCTGTTTCAGGAGAGTTCACGGGCGCCGGTCACCTTGCGCGGGCTGGAAAGCAGCCTGACCAAAGCAGCCGCCGACGACCGTATCGAAGGCGTTTGGTTCCAGGTCAACAACCTCTCGGCCTCATGGAACCACCTGGTCGCGCTTCGAGAGATGATGCTCACGTTCAGGGAAGAGTCCGGCAAGTTCATCTATGTGTCGACCGATGACCTCGGCTTTAATGAGCAGAGTTATTTTCTGGCTACCGCCGCAGACTCCATTTTTTCACCACCTGAAACATTTTTTGAATTTGACGGCTTTTTCATGCAGACGGTCTTTTTCAGTGAATTTCTCGACAAAATAGGTGTGGAGGCGGAAATTTTCCGTGCCGGGGCCTACAAGAGCGCAATGGAGCCTCTGTACCGAAACGATCTTTCGGATGAAAACCGCGAGCAGATGCGGGCGATTATCGACAATGTGGCCGACACGTTTCTGAGCGCCGTTTCCGAGCGAACAGGCATGTCCAGGGATGAGCTGGATACCATCATGAACGAGGCGCAGATATTTACTTCCAGAAGCGCCTACGAACAGGGCCTGATTGATGCGCTCGTCTATCCTGATGAACTGGAAACCCGAATCGAGGAGCGTATCAAGGAGATGGGGCACCGTGAAATGCGCACCATCCGATTCGGCCGTTACAACAGGGTGAGCCCCTCAGGTGCCGGGGTGGAGCAAGTATCCACTTCCAACAAAATTGCGGTTATCTATGCCAATGGCAATATCATGCCCGAGACCAGCGAACCCGGCATGTTCCCAGGGTCTACGGACAACATCACAGCCAGGAATTTAAGCGAGAATATCGAATCCGCACTCGAAGACGACGATGTCAAGGCCATTGTCCTCCGCATTAACAGTCCGGGTGGATCGGGTGCCACCTCCGATCTTATCTGGCACAAAGTTAAACGCGCTGCAGAAGAGAAGCCTGTAATCGCCTCATTCGGCTCGGTAGCCGCCAGCGGCGGGTATTATATCGGCATGTCGGCCGACACCATTGTGGCGTCTTCCCAGACCATTACCGGCTCCATCGGCGTTTTCGGCGCGCATATGAACATGCAGGAACTCCTGAACAACAAACTGGGTATCTATTTCGACGAAGTAACTTCACACGAGCAGGCAATATGGGGCTCTCCCGACAAGCCACTCGATGAAATGACCCGCCGCATGATCCAGAGCTATGTGGATGATTTTTACGATGTGTTCCTGAACCGGGTTGCCGAAAGCCGGAATATGACTCCCGAAGACGTGCATGAAGTAGCCCAGGGACGGGTCTGGACCGGGCCTGACGCACTGGAGACCGGACTGGTGGATGTTATCGGCGAACTGGATACCGCCATCTCCATTGCCGCGGAAAAAGCGGGTATCGACGAGTATAATATAGAAATGCTTCCCAGACCGAAATCCCTTTTTGATCTATTCAGCGGATCAGCACAGGCACAAATCCGCTATTTCATGAATCCGGGATTAAAGGAACTGGAGTCATTGGATCCGATTATTCATATATTGAGAAACGATCCGCGCACAGCGATTGCGCGCATTCCGTTCGATCATAAAATCCACTAA
- a CDS encoding MBL fold metallo-hydrolase, with amino-acid sequence MDIGGFRAEQLSEGIFEISSGGSIQKIRNHQQEKTALASVQRVGLDPVLIDTGNTLVLLDAGLGMGLDSSEPDRNTSNLLTNLEIFGYRPGDIRHVILSHLHYDHVAGLSYTDRAGNVTASLPNARIYVQQAEWDAAMHSLENRKYNREVGYDPDDLYRLVADGRFVFLQKERQEILDGFTVIRTGGHTPGHQIVRIRSGRETAYYCGDLIPSEFHLNHYVLSRVDTDITKARKARMLLMQQAYHDQATLLFYHSVYQKAGKVTRDKNRKFVLRNK; translated from the coding sequence ATGGACATCGGTGGTTTCCGGGCAGAACAGCTGAGTGAGGGAATTTTTGAAATCTCTTCCGGTGGATCTATCCAGAAGATCCGAAATCATCAGCAGGAGAAGACGGCGCTTGCTTCCGTCCAGCGAGTGGGGCTGGATCCCGTGCTGATCGATACCGGCAACACCCTGGTGCTGCTGGATGCCGGTTTGGGCATGGGCCTGGACTCCAGTGAACCCGACCGCAATACCTCCAACCTGCTAACCAACCTGGAGATATTCGGATACCGCCCCGGAGATATACGGCACGTCATTTTGAGCCACCTCCACTATGATCACGTCGCCGGGCTAAGCTACACCGACCGCGCAGGCAACGTCACCGCCTCGCTACCCAACGCACGGATTTATGTGCAGCAAGCCGAGTGGGATGCCGCCATGCACAGCCTGGAAAACCGGAAGTATAACCGGGAAGTGGGCTATGACCCGGATGACCTCTACCGGCTGGTTGCCGACGGCAGGTTTGTCTTCCTCCAAAAGGAACGGCAGGAAATTCTGGACGGTTTTACCGTCATCCGTACCGGCGGGCACACACCCGGACACCAAATCGTGCGAATCCGGAGCGGAAGAGAGACTGCCTATTATTGTGGCGACCTCATCCCCAGCGAGTTCCATCTGAACCATTATGTCCTGAGCAGGGTCGATACGGATATCACCAAAGCCCGGAAAGCCAGAATGCTGCTGATGCAGCAGGCATACCACGATCAGGCAACACTGCTGTTTTACCATTCTGTTTACCAGAAGGCGGGCAAAGTGACTCGTGACAAAAACCGGAAATTCGTGCTCCGGAACAAGTAG
- the rho gene encoding transcription termination factor Rho, with protein sequence MPADYEFYLHQVGIALKELDHIQNKTLKELQDLARKSGLKPVTGLRKQTLIERLREVASQQAQQLISFDEEKAGSGSNPDVPMYRKKDLSKYKKPRKVEDDSTSRNPQNGPETGESQNSFDQQEHPGNMKESSGPGGESPAERKGAPDQHRKEEGSRKPADQGRKSAPDTRKSAGEGQPSGFRKSDTSERKPSRKEGGKVRGKKQKSRNEPQAPSPSPKKQKQQSQDQESGKKHVNNKLPISEAETLEERLSEIEPQLGGHLMNEGTLEILPDGYGFLRSVNYHYSASPDDIYVSPSQIKRFCLKQGDSVIGVIRPPKIGERYFALLRVDGVNGRVPSNMDSRKDFDDLLPVYPDSRYVLEYSAPDYTTRLVDLFAPIGKGQRGMIVAQPKTGKTTILRNIANAVAANNPDTKIIILLVDERPEEVTEMERNVTSAEVVASTFDQKPENHIGLAEIVFEKAKRMVESGHDVLVLMDSITRLGRAYNICSNTGRTMSGGVDAEALKKPRKLFSSARNIEDGGSLTIVATALVDTGSRMDDVIFEEFKGTGNMELVLDRRLSERRIFPSIDVFKSGTRREDLLVDEAEREKVVLLRRYLTTMTPHEAMEFLLDKMKGTRSNHEFLLSMNQ encoded by the coding sequence ATGCCTGCGGATTATGAATTTTACCTACACCAAGTTGGTATAGCATTGAAAGAACTGGATCATATACAAAACAAGACGCTTAAAGAATTGCAGGACCTGGCCAGAAAATCGGGCCTTAAACCTGTGACCGGATTGCGAAAACAAACACTCATCGAGCGGCTTCGGGAAGTTGCCAGCCAACAGGCGCAGCAGCTGATTTCCTTTGACGAAGAAAAGGCAGGTTCCGGGAGTAATCCCGATGTGCCCATGTACCGGAAGAAGGACCTGAGCAAGTACAAGAAGCCCCGGAAAGTGGAAGACGATTCCACATCGCGAAATCCTCAGAATGGACCTGAGACAGGTGAATCGCAAAATTCATTTGACCAACAGGAGCATCCTGGCAATATGAAGGAGAGCTCTGGACCGGGCGGGGAGTCACCGGCAGAGCGTAAGGGAGCGCCAGACCAGCATCGCAAAGAAGAGGGTTCCCGGAAGCCTGCCGATCAGGGCCGTAAGTCTGCCCCGGACACGCGTAAATCAGCGGGAGAGGGACAACCCTCCGGTTTCCGCAAATCCGACACGTCCGAAAGAAAGCCATCCCGAAAAGAGGGCGGGAAAGTCCGCGGTAAAAAGCAGAAAAGCAGAAATGAGCCACAGGCTCCATCCCCATCCCCCAAAAAACAAAAGCAGCAGAGCCAGGATCAGGAAAGCGGCAAAAAGCATGTGAATAACAAGCTTCCGATCTCTGAAGCCGAAACCCTGGAAGAGCGGCTTAGCGAGATTGAGCCCCAGCTCGGCGGACATTTAATGAACGAAGGCACTCTCGAAATTCTTCCCGACGGGTACGGCTTTCTGCGATCGGTCAATTATCACTATTCGGCCAGCCCGGATGATATCTATGTATCACCGTCACAGATCAAGCGCTTCTGCCTGAAACAAGGGGACAGTGTCATCGGGGTTATCCGGCCACCGAAAATCGGGGAACGCTATTTTGCCCTGCTTCGGGTGGATGGCGTCAACGGCCGGGTACCGTCGAATATGGATTCCCGGAAGGATTTTGATGACCTGCTTCCGGTCTACCCGGACAGCCGCTATGTTCTGGAGTACAGCGCTCCGGACTACACCACCCGGCTGGTCGATCTGTTTGCCCCTATCGGAAAAGGGCAGCGGGGCATGATTGTGGCCCAGCCCAAGACGGGCAAAACCACCATTCTGCGCAACATCGCCAACGCAGTGGCCGCCAACAATCCCGACACCAAAATCATCATTCTGCTGGTGGATGAGCGCCCTGAGGAAGTTACCGAAATGGAGCGAAATGTGACCAGCGCCGAGGTAGTTGCGTCTACCTTCGACCAGAAGCCGGAAAATCATATCGGACTTGCGGAGATCGTTTTTGAAAAAGCGAAACGCATGGTGGAGAGCGGACACGACGTGCTGGTGCTTATGGACTCGATTACCCGATTGGGACGCGCATACAACATCTGTTCCAACACCGGCCGCACCATGTCGGGCGGGGTGGATGCCGAGGCACTGAAAAAGCCTCGAAAACTTTTCAGCTCTGCCCGGAATATCGAAGACGGCGGAAGCCTGACGATCGTCGCCACCGCCCTGGTGGATACCGGCTCGCGGATGGACGATGTGATCTTTGAGGAGTTCAAGGGCACCGGTAACATGGAACTGGTGCTGGATCGCCGTCTCTCCGAGCGGCGTATTTTCCCGTCCATTGATGTGTTCAAGAGCGGTACGCGAAGAGAGGATTTGCTGGTTGACGAGGCCGAGCGTGAAAAAGTGGTGCTGTTGCGGCGTTACCTTACCACCATGACGCCCCATGAAGCCATGGAGTTTCTGCTCGATAAAATGAAGGGAACCCGAAGCAACCACGAGTTTCTTCTGTCGATGAATCAGTAG
- a CDS encoding Mur ligase family protein, with translation MNRFSDISDVNRYLDRLPSFQVHGAVAARLGLGPMRDFFSRTGRPERSVPAIHVAGTNGKGSVSAILAKVYQEAGFTCGLFTSPHLMDLRERFRINGIMIEEEELIRFFQLHAGLLEELKPSYFEISVAIAFWWFRERNVDLAVIETGLGGRLDATNIIVPMISVITSVGYDHMNFLGSTIRAIATEKAGIIKEGRPVVIGSMPATARDVITRIAEKHGSELLDARSMRPRFTAENHTKGIRSRIRFNENGRRIEVNTDLAAPVQRWNVAMARLVTILLNPDYPVSLPLFQRAIRDVHGRGWLPGRFERLHPRLPWYFDGAHNTEAVGSLIDTIQRHEWGTEPVMVLSLMKDKAEKKILTPFSVFKKNYYYTLHMERAADITQITPYLPDIKPLPPQEEEIIDFLAGLEEQVVIFTGSFYFYSRVKRWISRIIRTL, from the coding sequence GTGAATCGATTTTCAGATATTTCCGATGTGAACCGGTACCTTGACCGGTTGCCGTCTTTTCAGGTACACGGGGCCGTGGCGGCACGTCTGGGCCTTGGGCCCATGCGCGACTTTTTCAGCCGTACCGGGCGTCCCGAGCGAAGTGTGCCTGCGATCCATGTCGCGGGAACCAACGGGAAGGGGAGTGTGAGCGCAATACTTGCGAAAGTGTATCAGGAGGCCGGATTTACCTGCGGATTGTTCACCTCTCCCCATCTTATGGACCTCAGGGAACGGTTTCGGATTAATGGAATCATGATTGAGGAAGAGGAACTGATCCGGTTTTTCCAGCTGCATGCCGGGCTGCTGGAGGAACTGAAGCCAAGCTATTTTGAGATCAGCGTGGCGATCGCTTTTTGGTGGTTCCGGGAGCGGAATGTGGATCTGGCTGTAATCGAGACCGGTCTGGGCGGCCGCCTGGATGCGACCAATATTATCGTACCGATGATTTCGGTGATTACATCGGTCGGATACGATCACATGAACTTTTTGGGAAGTACCATTCGGGCAATCGCAACAGAAAAAGCCGGGATCATCAAGGAGGGGCGTCCTGTTGTTATCGGATCGATGCCCGCCACAGCCAGGGATGTCATCACTCGGATAGCTGAGAAGCACGGTTCGGAGCTGCTGGATGCGCGATCCATGCGGCCCCGGTTTACAGCGGAAAATCATACGAAGGGGATTCGGAGCCGTATCAGATTCAACGAAAATGGTCGAAGAATTGAAGTGAACACAGACCTCGCAGCCCCGGTTCAACGCTGGAATGTTGCCATGGCCAGACTCGTAACCATCCTCCTGAACCCGGACTATCCGGTTTCGCTGCCGTTGTTCCAGCGGGCGATACGCGATGTACACGGCCGAGGCTGGCTTCCCGGCCGTTTTGAACGGCTGCATCCCCGGTTGCCGTGGTACTTTGACGGTGCGCATAACACGGAAGCCGTTGGTTCGTTGATCGATACCATACAAAGGCACGAATGGGGCACTGAGCCCGTTATGGTATTGAGTTTGATGAAGGACAAGGCCGAAAAAAAAATCCTCACACCGTTTTCCGTTTTTAAAAAAAACTACTATTATACCTTGCACATGGAGAGGGCGGCAGATATTACGCAAATAACGCCATATTTGCCCGATATTAAACCTTTGCCCCCCCAGGAAGAGGAAATCATCGATTTCTTAGCAGGCTTAGAAGAACAAGTGGTAATTTTCACAGGAAGTTTCTATTTTTACTCTAGGGTCAAAAGATGGATTTCGAGAATCATCAGGACCTTATAG
- a CDS encoding quinone-dependent dihydroorotate dehydrogenase → MYKEIIQPLFFRLDPEKAHHLAVTAGERLASLPVVNRILTKRYIGKWPNLEQFCLGMPFPLPVGVAAGFDKNARHTHLLRASGFGFAEYGSISALSSVGNPAPRLFRLPSDRGLVNRMGLNNEGAETICRRISTLKYRSPYLFHQFPVGINIAKTHSPEITGDAAIRDYITSYLEAKSTAGYITLNISCPNTREGKTFEDRHALKDLIDGVKGVVEPEDPPLLVKFSPDSSTKELDAMLDVCEEQNVSGYVLSNTSAGREGLVTPEKNVNDAGAGGLSGAPLFEGNIARVMHVRRQVPKSRVIIGCGGIDAPERAVRVLKAGANLLQVYTGFIYEGPSLLPSIHSAISDAVIKNGHRSMRTWLAQHHPE, encoded by the coding sequence ATGTACAAAGAAATCATTCAGCCACTTTTTTTCCGGCTCGATCCGGAGAAAGCGCATCACCTCGCCGTCACAGCGGGCGAACGTTTGGCATCCCTGCCTGTTGTTAACCGAATACTGACCAAACGATATATCGGTAAATGGCCCAATCTGGAGCAGTTCTGCCTTGGAATGCCGTTCCCGCTTCCTGTCGGGGTTGCCGCCGGATTCGATAAAAACGCGCGGCATACTCATCTTCTGCGAGCATCTGGTTTTGGTTTTGCAGAGTACGGCAGTATTTCCGCACTTTCATCGGTTGGCAATCCTGCACCAAGACTGTTTCGACTACCGTCCGACCGGGGCCTTGTCAATCGCATGGGCTTGAACAACGAGGGGGCGGAAACGATATGTCGTCGCATATCAACATTGAAATATCGTTCCCCATATCTTTTTCACCAATTTCCTGTCGGAATCAATATCGCCAAAACACACAGCCCGGAGATAACGGGGGATGCAGCCATCAGAGATTATATTACAAGTTATCTCGAGGCGAAAAGTACTGCCGGATATATTACACTGAACATTTCGTGTCCCAATACCCGGGAGGGCAAGACATTTGAAGACCGCCATGCACTAAAGGATCTGATTGACGGGGTGAAGGGTGTGGTGGAACCCGAAGATCCTCCTTTGCTGGTAAAGTTTTCTCCGGATTCTTCCACTAAGGAACTTGATGCCATGCTGGATGTGTGTGAAGAACAGAATGTGAGCGGATATGTGCTATCCAACACCTCTGCCGGCCGAGAGGGTCTTGTCACTCCTGAAAAGAATGTTAATGACGCGGGAGCGGGAGGGTTAAGTGGTGCTCCGTTGTTCGAGGGAAACATAGCACGCGTTATGCATGTCAGGCGACAAGTTCCAAAATCACGTGTAATTATAGGTTGCGGAGGAATTGACGCACCGGAGAGGGCTGTTCGCGTGTTAAAAGCCGGTGCCAATCTGCTGCAAGTCTACACCGGATTTATTTATGAAGGCCCGTCACTGCTGCCTTCGATTCACAGCGCCATTTCGGATGCTGTTATCAAAAACGGCCACAGGTCGATGCGCACATGGCTGGCGCAGCATCATCCGGAATAA
- the pyk gene encoding pyruvate kinase produces the protein MEVSTRRTKLVCTIGPSTNSPEMIEKLIRGGLNVVRLNFSHGNHEVHKRNIDNIRRISERLDVTIPILMDLQGPKIRVGRMKGEGAVLETHSYVKLTPDDVEGDSEIIPIDYPNLAQDVKQGNTILMDDGLMELRIVKISDGDITARVINGGFLKPRKGVNLPDVKTSISAITEKDEADLKFGLEQGVDFVAISFVRSAADVQSLISKVRVQGSNAGIIAKIEKPEALNEIDDIIEQADGIMVARGDLGIEIASERVPLIQKDIINRCKISGKPVITATQMLESMMNNPRPTRAESSDVANAVLDGTDAVMLSGETAAGNFPIEAVQHMDKICRNIEAKAPKIYQTLEFVQPEWREKQVVESLSYSCVTIGEAVEAKAIATITHSGTTARRIAKFRPKVPVIAFTESVEVRRQLMLVWGVTPVQLDKIFNTDVSVKRIEEYLKDAGLVQMGNRVVVATGMPITKRGSTNMIKVSTIE, from the coding sequence ATGGAAGTAAGCACCCGAAGGACGAAACTGGTCTGTACCATCGGCCCGAGCACCAACTCCCCCGAAATGATCGAAAAACTGATACGGGGCGGGTTGAATGTCGTGCGTCTGAATTTTTCCCACGGCAATCACGAGGTCCACAAGAGAAACATTGACAATATTCGCCGCATATCGGAGCGCCTGGATGTCACTATCCCCATTCTGATGGACCTGCAGGGCCCAAAAATTCGTGTGGGACGCATGAAGGGTGAAGGAGCCGTGCTGGAAACCCATTCTTACGTCAAACTGACCCCGGATGATGTTGAGGGAGACAGTGAAATCATCCCCATAGACTACCCTAATCTGGCGCAGGATGTCAAACAGGGGAATACCATCCTCATGGATGACGGACTGATGGAGCTGCGGATCGTGAAAATATCGGATGGCGATATAACGGCACGTGTAATAAACGGTGGATTTCTCAAACCCCGAAAAGGGGTCAACCTGCCGGATGTTAAAACCTCCATTTCGGCAATTACCGAAAAAGACGAAGCCGACCTGAAGTTCGGTCTGGAGCAAGGCGTTGATTTTGTCGCTATCTCATTTGTCCGGTCTGCGGCCGATGTTCAGAGCCTGATATCCAAAGTACGTGTGCAGGGGAGCAACGCCGGAATCATAGCAAAAATCGAGAAGCCGGAAGCACTTAATGAAATCGACGATATCATCGAACAGGCCGATGGCATCATGGTGGCCCGCGGTGACCTTGGTATCGAAATCGCAAGCGAACGGGTTCCCCTGATTCAAAAAGATATCATCAACCGATGCAAAATCTCGGGCAAACCGGTGATCACCGCTACGCAGATGCTCGAGTCGATGATGAACAACCCCCGGCCCACCCGTGCCGAAAGTTCCGATGTGGCCAATGCCGTACTGGACGGGACCGATGCCGTGATGCTTTCCGGCGAAACGGCAGCCGGAAATTTCCCGATTGAGGCGGTGCAGCATATGGACAAGATCTGCCGCAATATTGAGGCAAAGGCACCTAAAATTTATCAAACCCTGGAATTTGTGCAGCCGGAGTGGCGAGAAAAACAGGTAGTAGAATCATTGAGCTACTCCTGCGTGACGATCGGTGAAGCCGTAGAGGCCAAAGCGATCGCTACCATTACCCACTCCGGAACAACCGCACGAAGGATTGCAAAATTTCGGCCAAAGGTTCCCGTTATAGCATTTACGGAAAGCGTTGAAGTACGCCGGCAGCTGATGCTGGTCTGGGGTGTAACCCCGGTGCAGCTGGACAAGATTTTCAACACGGATGTCAGCGTTAAACGCATAGAAGAGTACCTGAAAGATGCCGGCCTGGTGCAAATGGGAAATCGTGTGGTAGTTGCCACGGGAATGCCCATAACCAAACGGGGAAGCACCAACATGATCAAGGTCAGTACCATCGAGTAG